In the Scylla paramamosain isolate STU-SP2022 chromosome 14, ASM3559412v1, whole genome shotgun sequence genome, one interval contains:
- the LOC135106974 gene encoding uncharacterized protein LOC135106974, whose product MFISLSSTAVRVVTAGPGAASDVITVRTKGNRPASPPQHRLVAVNASAATIRLASWADKHCPITAFVVKLRPSTSREWQIVSGRLPGKQAEYTMGDLMPSTPYELSLTATNPAGDTTTTYSFTTHRILGDRLQEGMGPIGGGMLGSPGGRGPSPEDVFTDPAFIVPIVISCIALVSIIIAITLCLRRRPITGHESGGQGEEGDPSLNPAAENKSNLAAREQYYATVRKPAPSPIHDVNALERIPEYAEDIYPYATFQIQRQEDSISTHFQTFVYQDPRRATVETLAYRKGGNGNGEGRSGREGGGGGGGGGGGGVGRGGGGGGVGGGTPGMGGKGGGQGGGGGGGGGGVGGGGGVGGIGGGGNGGGGGGVGGGGVGGGGGGIERDSDDYARVKRCRLKYGGESEDYDDSFNSDTDTDHAPSSRTESSSHLDDAHHTPLNSRNHHHNLLYVASDASTVASPLQERKSLPRRSRSRSSGSGNYAALGAGNMGLVNSCKGGAAVGTGVMTTGGKARSHAHSQSAHHTKSSEGLEMSETEVDRDNRRRINDNRRRHTSFSIAV is encoded by the exons ATGTTCATTTCACTCTCCTCTACCGCCGTGCGTGTTGTCACTGCAGGTCCCGGAGCAGCGAGTGACGTCATCACGGTGCGCACCAAAGGCAACAGACCAGCCTCACCTCCCCAGCACCGCCTGGTTGCCGTCAACGCCTCGGCGGCCACCATACGCCTCGCCTCCTGGGCCGATAAGCACTGCCCGATCACCGCCTTTGTCGTCAAGCTCAGGCCGTCCACGAGCAGGGAGTGGCAGAtcg TGAGTGGGCGCCTGCCTGGAAAGCAAGCTGAGTACACGATGGGGGACCTGATGCCCTCCACTCCATACGAGCTCAGCCTCACCGCCACCAACCCGGCcggtgacaccaccaccacctactcctTCACCACGCACAGGATtttgggag aTCGCCTGCAAGAGGGAATGGGACCTATTGGGGGCGGGATGCTCGGGTCTCCAGGAGGTCGCGGCCCGTCACCCGAGGACGTGTTCACTGACCCAGCCTTTATTGTCCCCATCGTCATCTCCTGCATCGCTCTCGTCTCTATTATCATCGCCATCACACTCTGCCTCAGGAGAA GGCCTATAACAGGGCACGAAAGTGGGGGGCAGGGCGAGGAAGGTGATCCGTCTCTCAACCCTGCAGCGGAGAATAAGAGCAACCTAGCAGCGCGGGAGCAGTACTACGCCACAGTCAGGAAGCCAGCGCCCTCCCCGATACACGACGTCAACGCCTTGGAGAGGATACCAG AATACGCAGAAGACATATACCCTTACGCCACTTTCCAAATCCAGCGTCAGGAAGACTCCATCTCCACGCACTTCCAGACCTTTGTGTATCAAGACCCCCGCAGGGCTACTGTGGAGACCCTGGCCTATAggaag GGAGGTAACGGGAAcggagagggaagaagtggaagggaaggcggcggtggaggaggtggtggaggtggaggcggagtaggaaggggaggaggaggaggtggagtcgGAGGTGGAACGCCAGgcatgggaggaaagggaggaggacaaggagggggaggtggtggaggtggaggaggagtaggaggaggaggtggagtaggcggtattggtggtggaggtaatggtggtggtggtggtggtgttgggggcGGGGGAgttggcggcggcggaggaggaatCGAGAGAGACAGTGACGACTACGCGAGAGTGAAGAGGTGTCGTCTCAAGTACGGCGGGGAGAGTGAAGACTACGACGACAGCTTCAACAGCGACACAGACACCGATCACGCCCCCTCGTCTAGAACAGAGAGCTCCTCCCACCTCGACGACGCCCACCACACGCCCCTAAATTCCaggaaccaccaccaca ACCTCCTGTACGTGGCCTCCGACGCCAGCACGGTCGCTTCACccctgcaggagaggaagagcctCCCCCGCCGCTCCCGCTCCAG GTCCAGCGGGAGTGGGAACTACGCCGCGCTGGGTGCCGGCAACATGGGGTTAGTAAACTCCTGCAAGGGTGGCGCGGCGGTCGGCACAGGCGTCATGACAACGGGCGGCAAAGCTCGCTCCCACGCCCACAGCCAATCCGCTCACCACACCAAAAGTTCCGAGGGTCTGGAGATGAGTGAAACGGAGGTGGACCGAGACAACAGACGGCGGATCAACGACAACAGAAGACGCCACACTAGCTTCTCCATCGCTGTTTAG